The sequence acaattcgaatccccaattagttggaatatttatcttcgggtataataataatttgacaaggacacttgcaatttatatttatgactgatggactgttatggacaaaaaccagacggacatattgaataatccaggacaaaggacaattaacccaagggcataaaactaaaatcaacacgtcaaacatcatgattacggaagtttaaataagcataattcttttatttcatattttatttcctttattttatatttaattgcacttctaattatcgcacttttattgttatttaatcgcacttttaattatcgtattattaattatcgcaatttaatttatcgcatttttattatttgcaatttcattatcgttatttactttgcgctttaatttaaagtcttgtatttattttatattttacattaggttttaactgcgactaaagttttaaaatcgacaaaccggtcattaaacggtaaaaacccccctttataataataatattacttatatatatatttgtatttttataaaagtaaattaatatagcgttgagctttgtttaaagatttccctgtggaacgaaccggacttactaaaaactacactactgtacgattaggtacactgcctataagtgttgtagcaaggtttaagtatatccattctataaataaataaatatcttgtgtaaaattgtatcgtatttaatagtattttcctagtaaaatataagctattttgtatacacctcgttcgacatcaaaggtcaatctcaaggattgagtaatatcaggcttaaaagctgatttttaatctttaaggagattatcctttctgaggatctgattcattagtcttatcaagctaatttgcacggcgtcctccccattttacaaaacagatcctctcatggttaggataagtctgaccacttgcgaccctgtttgatgctgaggtccgtggatttcctgctgattttagagatgacttttctagatttttcgtcaacctacagctggtctggatgacaacttcttgacctaaatcaagaagcgcgtgtctttttcggaagactttacttccttttaatgatggaattgattcatcgtgtcgatccatcttttcttttatctttattataatattgcaggTAAaatagtcaatttagtccaaaacaaaagcacctgcaataactttacggaaacatgtgatagatagtttttaattgaataacttggtacattctccccacacttggcttttttcatgcttctttttatatcctaataaataaattcaaacgttttagttgtttctcaatttatgttctttccgaggtaacgataattttgacattaacacttagttttatcgttcataaatatgtataaacatgattttgaattcatttagtttaaaatttttcaaattttcataaaatttagaaaataagccaagtataaacccgagagaattgataacccttccccacacttgagatcatgcaatgccctcattagcatgaaatcagactataattataaattcatgagggtgattagtgtagaaaagtgataaaaaaatacccattttgtaattacaaagctcatcgaatgatagatggcgcgcctcatcgttcattccttcttgttttatcacacatgcttttttttcaaaaacgactgattttctgaactgtttactaatatttgaaaaagcgtcttttaccctaatcatgcatttttattaacgagttatgcactaacccgaacccctaatttaacgttaagtggggttagacttccccatacttagctgacgacatgtgaattcggtagaataagttccacgaattaaaatagtgagccagttatttacatctcgggtggtgtataatatatcaatgggtttaaagtttagacccacccgatcgtcactacttaattcttttttaagtgtagcttttagtaaatggatatgtctcttttctggttcttggtcaaatggatcaatatacaccgacatatatattatagggtggacaattcctaacatttccttccttttattctcgggatcaaagttttcacctctattacccaattgggtgaaatctgaggtgtcattatctattacagctcgtagttcatcttcgatagatgactcatctattgagaatgttgggttggaaggttgtggaatggtgaatttcgggatcgaagtagattcttcttcattaacggtacttattggtcccaccactttggtcttgggggtaaaattttcaacgttatcattttcccaagagtacaaatttgtcttccttacttcttcttcattcattgatggatcgatgattttgtcggtagaggctaatgtgtcgatatgttgtgaaattggtaaagctgaataaaaagtatcatcgagataattggtgatttcggagctctcgaattcatcaaaattcgatgatatgagattttcttgcacaatactcctcagatcaacaggtgtgtagtctgatagagtttcagcttgccggtttacaaactctctcatttgttcatttttgagcattgagttcttcgagtttgattttcatattgtctaataaattttcagacacgtaattttcctcgtctactggttgttgagtttggaaatattcttggaaataattccaatttgaattgtattcttcataatcattccattcgggttccgtgggtgcgtaattttccataggaacgtaataataacattcccatgttgagtgataatctccgcagatttcacaactagttattgtttcgtcattcgtgatccaagattgaccgaacgaattgtcatcaacacccgtttgagagtattgatttaattgattttggatatcgaaaagagtttccatagccttgttttcaaaattttccattttattgcgatggccaaattttagctacaatgtggtgcatttactaattatcctattagttataaaaatagaaaaacttatataagttgtccaattaatagacttttctgcttttgcccacgtttcgaatagccaaaagatgcagcagggagccagaaccctttaaatctgaagctcacaactcagccactaacaaatccaactattactacgaagcagaaaatttggatgtctatcaatttaaccgcttaaaataatttttcgttgaaattttaaagaaattatagagaagaaatagagaaaattctaagtcctaaaaactagcgtgtcgagaaataagaaagaaaaagattgcgcgtcgaaaaatgtcgaaaaataaaaggttgaaaataaaaagaaagtagcgcttcgtaacttaaaaggtactaaaaactaaaaaaattaaaagttgcgtctaaaaatattaaagcttacaagtaaaactatatcccaaatggtaataacttaaaaaggtactaaaacttaaaaaggcgtcgcaaaattctaaagcacctagatcttagtctaaagaaaaagcacttaagggattttacggcaaagcctaaaaatctagaagtaaaaataattatggcaaaaactatatcttaaaactaaataaaaaaaatacaaaaattactctaaaacaattaaaaaggaacaaaatataaaaataaacttaaagttgtaaaaagtacaatttttataaaaatattatttttatattatttattttataaaagtattagttttataatttattaaaactaattaaactaaaaatacaaattaattaaataaaactaaaactaataattaaataaactaacctaattagggttataataataataattataaattaattaaaaccctaaactgtcggctgaggttaccaggcctgtcaactcaagccatgcgattgcatggtttggaagttaaaatctcatgcgatcgcatgaggtagggtttcgggccaggagctgggctgctacagtgttcgggcccgagagtttttattaaaattttttttttattttctaattttctgtttttatataaatacaaaatatttaaataaaatttatatttttataaactaaaataaaaataaagaaactttataaaacttttaacaaactcttaaaaatatataaatttttgtttttctttttatatttttggtttttttttatattgtttttctaaaaatgatatacaaatatatttataaaatatagtgtttcgccgaatccccggcagcggcgccaaaaacttgatgtgtgcgaggtggggtacgaaatactaaatatttttaatacgaaatacgttacaaattacacaagtattaattatttatttatagatgggatatacctaaacattgctgcaacactataggcagtgtacctaatcgtagagtagtatagtttttagtaagtccggttcgttccacagggagctggcttattttacactatatttttaaataattatatttgtacaaaatatattatattaataatatataaaagggggtttaccatttaatgactggtttgtcgattttatattttaagttacaattaaaacctaatgcaaaatataaatgacaataattaaagtagcgaaaaataaatgacaataaataaatgacgttaaataaaatagcgagtaaataaaagtacgatgaaaaatacaataaaataattatgcttatttaaacttctgtaatcatgatgtttgacgtgatgattttagtttattaccatgggttaattgtcctttgtcctggattattcaatatgtccgtctggtttttgtccataacagtccatcagtcataaatataaagtgcgagtgtcctcgtcaaattatccttatacccgaagtcaaatattccaactaattggggacttaaactgtaacaaggtcttaatactttgtttaataattacaccaggatatcgactgcgtgtaacccaaggttttaatactttgttaacaattacgccaagtgtccttgtacataatttcacccctgttttaataattctagcgactattaatccattcccgtgtccggttaaatgaacgattattcgtacatataaataccccgcccatcgtgtccgatcgagtgtatatggttatttataggtacgtccaattgtaaatctttatattaaaattaataaactatcatttagttaaacaaatataaagcccattaatagcccatagtctaatttccacaagtgtcgttcttttgtccaaaccccaattatggtacaaagcccaattacccaattttaattatttttagtccaacatcatgattacttcgtcttaaataagcataataataacttaagtacgagacatcaatttaaaagggagaacatagcttacattgattatttatcgcgtagtgttacacggacagaatttcgacttcaaaaacccgtaaaataacctttacataacccgaactaatctaatataacactaatctatatatatatatatatatatatatatatatatatatatatatatatatatatatatatatatatatatatatatatattatatttatttatttattatcttacggagtatattattattatttatatttttatcgaacgaatgcatggccttttataggcgttttgatttctgacagctccgcgagtcttggagtttttggccttcaaactccgcgagtcgtggagtttgattttccagctcacatcattttgaatcgttgcttgtcgacgttattaaataataatatatatatatatatatatatatatatataatttttaagaattatttatatattatattttatttatatgcatagttgacttgtaatttttggtccgttgcgtcgggcgttgatagttggctcaggtcccggttccggattttcgaacgtccttgcgtacaatttaatatcttatactttgcgttttgtaacttgtactcttgtcatttttagacgtttttcatcaataaattgaaccttttgaattgtatcttgaatatttgagctttttggacgtttgtgtcttaaaatcttcgttttcgccttttgtcttcgcacttatttatttaaacaattacaatgaaaatataatacaattacatatgaaaacctattatttaggagggatattgctatgaaatatatgttcctttttagccttatcaatcccATTTAAACGTGGCCTTTTCATATCTACACAACCTTACAACTATGACACCTGTAAACGTTTCAAGTTGTGTTTAAATGCGTTACAATAGCAAGAAAACTCTGTTTGATTTGTGTTTGATCATTTTACATTTTCATATCTACACAACTTGAGTGAACCCATGTGGCCAAGCTCCGGTTGGATTCGAACGGAGTTAATGAACTCCGGTTTCGATTTTCAATTTTCGATTTTCGATTTCCAGATCCTGAAACATTAACTAAGTGTGTATAAAAACAATTTGGTGGTATCGGTTTTAATCTTCATTTGTTCATATAAAAAGcctatgaatatctattaatgtaGGTATCGGTTAATTATATTTCTACAAATATATTTTTGATTTAGTGTTTGATTTATATTTATGTTTTGTTTTTGATTTGAGTTTGATTATTTGAAGGGTAATAAATTAGGGTTTTTCTGTCGTTAAAAATAAAGTgataaattagggttttgattttgGGGTAAGAATGTAGATGATGGAGATGAAGAGGAATAATGAAAAGACAAAATTACCCTCATTTGCGCTGCACATGAGGTCACTAAATAGAAATTGACTAATGTCCGTTAAAGTTAGGAACCAACTGCTCAAACATGTACAAACATTAAGGTCATTCGCGTAAAAAAATATACCCACCCGTAAAATTTTAAATAAACTTGACCAACGGCATAATTTTGTGTTTTAATTaaatcatttataatttataaaaaggcAAGTTGTCATGCATGTGACGAGGAGTGCAGTGGCAGAATATAAGCATTGAAGGGGTGGGTGCCCCACCCGGGTTTTAACTTCTAACTAGTTAATTTACTTTATTTTGGGCTTTTTATAAATTTGCATCATAGATCACCCCCTCTGCCACATAGAAGACTAAGAGCACTGGGAGTGCTGACTgaggtcacttggcatgtcaggcgtgacttgatgagtcagaaaaagtggggagtggtgGCCTATGCCTGTTagtgtgttaaaataatattttattatatttaataaattatccCTTTGgaaaaaaaaagcaaaaaaaaaagtgGGTAACATGCGTCGCGTACGTTACTGACCGAAGTGAGACGGATGTGTGAGACGGACTTGGGGAGTGGCCAATTTAACTGACTGGGTGTGGGACGGAGGGGGGACGGAGGTCCACTCCCACTGCTCTAatactcctatatatatatatatatatatatatatatatatatatatatatatatatatatatatatatatatatatatatatatatatatatatatcgtagagatctAACGAGTACAAACGTTCAGCTATACAATTACTATTGGTTATTAATGCCCAAGACACAACTTATGTTAACACTACTAATAACATATGAACCTAAAGGTTCACACACATAGAATAAATAAATACTAATAACATATTTAGATATGATCTAATATGATCAACcttaatatatatgatattattatcttGCAAGTAAACTTTGTTGCTTGTAAATTATTTTGTTTATATAAAAATGTACACATATACATTTTGCTAGTAATGATGCTTGTTTggttatatataaaaagaaaagaatCCACTAACTTGCTACTTGTCCATGTGATCAATGTAATCATATGGGAATATGATGGAGTGAAATAATAAACATAAAAGAAATACTTAGTGATTTCTTTACATCCTTGATTTAAGATGCAAATGATGTTCACTTTTGGCTTTATGGTAGTATCTAGTTGGTATAAGATACCAACTTCTAATATTGTTCATTTAAGCAGAAGATAATCACGACTCATTTGATATTCTCATATAATCACAACTTAGTGGTGgttttaaatgaaaaaaaaaatctaCTAGCAACAAAACAAGAAATAATACGTATAAGTTGGTGAAAGAAGTTTTATACAACTTGTTCTTAAGAAAAGGTTGGAGGACTAGCATTCATTTGGTGTTGTTTTAATTTATTCAAGTGTGGATTACCGATAGAGGGAGGCTATTTTGGCTCCTACATCCTAAGCATCTATTTCTTCTCAAGTTcaaagtcttcaaaggttgtagtctttaaactcactatttattatttagttttcttaacaatATGCAATTGGATCATTGGTGGGGAGTTTTTGAAAGGTTTAAAAATCCttttacatgcttccgctgctAAATAGCTTTATAAAATTTCATATACAAACCccaacagtggtatcagagccgcttttgcATGTGTTAAGAAACTTTTGTTATATACAAATAAGAACTTGTTCTTATTATTAGAAATAAACAACTTCTCTTCTAAAAAGGAAAAGTTGTAGATTTATAAAATGCAACTTAGTTATTTTATTTGCTACAACCATTCCTTTTACATGCATGTATGGTTGTAgaagttgctatatatatatatatatatatatatatatatatatatatatatatatatatatatatatatatatatatatatatatatgtatatatatatttatatatatatatatatactagttgatATATTAAGTTGCATGGTGCATAGAAAGTCTTTAGACCATTTTGTGATGTTTGTTTGTGTTGAAAATCGATTGGGTTGTAATTATTTTTTCATTTataatggtttgtaataattttattTTTCATGTTTTGTTTATTTTTGAGATGTAAAAGTATTAGCGTAGACTTGTATATTTtatctataaaaatgtaacaaGACATGAAGAAAATTCAAGACGGAGTTCTAAGCAATTTTGGAGCCATTTGCAACACCAAATGTTGACTAGGCAAGTGGGAGCTTCAAGACATCACAATGGAGCATGGATATTTGTCATGTCCTTAGATTGACCCGGTCCCTTCGTTTGGCTCACGAAAACCGATTAGAAAAATGCTTGACTATGCACCTATTAAttgttgtgtttatgtttgtatgttgcatgtttgaatatAGGATATTCCCATGctagaaaatatttttttttaacaaattaaACACAAATAAGAGTttggtaaatttatatataattttgaaaatggtttttcataaaagtataaaatgagttttaataaaaaaaaagagTTTTTACATAAAGCTCAAAattgacattaaaattatgaattttaataaattatgaatttaataaatttaaaccaaactcttgtataaagttttaaataaaatgagttttattataaactaaaattggTCTTAAGTTAGCGCGCTCaatttatacatattaatataggaTATTAGTTTAAAATTGGACATGCCGTGAGTGACTGAAATAGAGATTCTATAAACTCCAGACCaacatataaaatatgattttatcTAAAGTATACGTATAATATATTGTTTAATGCATGCAACAATTATTATACGAAATATTTTGTCAAATTGAAATAATACAAAACACAAAATCCCTTTTAAAATGTAAGTTTATGTCATCCTTTTTAAGACACTCGCTTGTCATTTGTACGTCGttgtggagagagcatcagccaaccaCCACGGTCGTCTTATGATTACCGAGATGGTGTTTTGCGATTCTCATGACAGACTTGGGCCGAAAAACCTAGTTTTTAAATAGGACAACTTAATTGGTGCTTCTTGTGGAGTGAGCATCAGCCAAACACAAGAGGCCCAAGGCATAGATGAGATTAAACATACCAGTTGACAATTGTTGTTAAGGATCCCATTAAGATATAGAAATTGTATTGGACTTACAATTGGTAATTGCTACCTACCTTGTTGATTTAAACTTagtggagagagcatcagccaaccaCTCAAGGTTAAATGTAACTTGGATTCTAGATTTTAACAAATTAATTTTTCATAAGAAAGTTAGGGTAATAAATTATTAAAGGATCAAATATTAAAATACTAAAAGAATTTTATTAATTTTGTAGATGTCACCCAATGCAACTACACCTGTTCACCACCTTTCTCTAAGATCTGTCTTAGAGAAGGAAAAACTCAATGATACGAACTTCTTAGACTGGTATCATAatttgagaattgttctcaaagtcGAAAAGAAGTCTTATATACTTGATGGACCCGTTCCTGAGGAACCCCCTGCTAATGCCACAAAGAGCATCCGAGATGCTTGGACTAAGCACACGGATGACTCCACAGAGGTAGCATGCCTCATGTTAGCCACCATGATTCCAGACTTGCAAAAAGACCTGGAGCATCATGATGCCTTTGAGATGCTTAAGAAGCTAAAGgaaatgttccaacaacaagctaGGCAACAATGCTTTGAAACTGTCAGAGCGTTACACGCATGCAAGATGGCAGAGGGGACATCTGTAAGCTCTTATGTTCTAAAAATGAAGAGCTACATAGATCAACTTGAGAGGCTTGGATCTTCCATTGGTCCTGAGTTGGCAATAGACTTGATCCTCAACTCACTACCAAAGTCATATGATCAGTTCGTCTTGAACTACAATATGAACAATTGGGAGAAATCTATCTCGGAGTTGCATTTAATGCTTAAGACTGCCGAGAAAAATATTCCATCCAAAACCTCTGAAGCCCTCATGATTCGGGAAGGAAAAATCAAGAAACCAAAAGCCAAAGGCAAAGGTAAAGGCAAACCTAAGAGTCGAGGCAACTACAAAGGAAAAAAGTTTGTCCCAAAGGATTCTGTCAAGAAGAAAGAAAAACCTGCTAAAGATGCCACTTGTTTCCATTGTGGATAAATTGGTCATTGGAAGCGAAACTGCCCGACTTACCTTGCAGAGCTGAAAAAGACAAAGGCTAGCAATGCTAGCACCTCAGGTATCTATATGATAGAACTATTTGCTTTCTCTAGTAATTCATGGGTATTTGATACTagttgtggaactcacatttgtaatAATGTGCAGGGACTAAGAAAGATTAAGCAGCTGAAACCAGGCGATTTGGTATTGCATGTTGGCAACGGAGCACATGTTGCGGTCGTAGCAATAGGCATTTATGAACTATTATTACCAAATGGCttgtatttaatattaaataattgttattATGTACCTAGTTTAACTATGAACATTATTTCAGCTGCACGATTGTATGAATCTGGTTACTCGTATGCTTTTCCAAATGGTAATATTTCGGTTTTTAATAAAGATGTTTTTTATTTTGAGGCACGCCCTCACAATGGAATATATGACGTTGACATAcaagattcatccaataatagttcTATGTATAACATAAACACCAAAAGATCCAAGCATGACTTGAATCAAACTtacctatggcattgtcgtcttggtcacataaacaagaaacgcataaccaaactccaatctgatggaatTTTAATATCAActaactctgagtcatttgatgtatgtgaatcttgtttaagcGGGAagatgacaaaggcacctttctcCGGTTCCGGAGAAATAGCAAAGGATCTTTTGGGACTTATACATTCCGATGTATGTggtccttttagaactatgtcaagaaatggtgaaagatacttcattacatttactgatgattttaGTAGATTTGGTTATGTTTACTTATTGAAACATAAACATGAGGCATTTGAAACGTTCAAAGTGTTTCAAAATGAGGTTCAAAATCAGCTAGGCAAAACGATAAAGGTTCTTCGATCGAATCTAGGAGGTGAGTACTTGTGTCAAGAGTTTGACGATCATCTAAAGAATTGTGGAATTATTTCACAACGCACTCCACCCGGAACACAACAACATAATGGTGTTTCTGAGAGGAGGAATCGAACCCTATTTGATATGGCTCGGTCTATGATGAATTATACTTCACTTCCTCCATCCTTCTGGACCTATGCCTTATTATCTGCTGCTCGCATATTAAATATGGTACCAACCAAAAAGGTTAATAAGACACCATACGAGTTATGGCATGAAAAAGTTTCAAATTTATCTTATTTGAAAGTTTGGGGTTGCGAAGCTCATGTCCGACAAGAAACTTCCAACAAACTTGATCCCAGATCTATCAAATGCATTTTTGTGGGATATCCAAAGGAttctatgggatattatttctacaaTCCTACCGAGAACAAAGTGTTTGTTTCTAGACACGCTACTTTTCTAAAAAAGGAGTTTCTATTAAATAAAGCAAGTGGGAGTAATGTagaacttgaagaaattcaagaaccacaaaATATCACACCTGAGGTTGGCACTAGCTATCAACAAATTGTTGAAGAACCTGAACAATTGGTTGCTCAGGAACCTGAAGTAACACAAGACATTTGTAGATCTAGTAGACCTCGTCATAGTCCCCAAAGACATGACGACATTTTCTTAGTGGATCAAAGTGAGCCCACTAACTACAAAGATGCTATATTAGATCCTGAATCTAAGAAATGGCATGAAGCCATGAATGAAGAGATGCAGTCCATGTATGACAATGAAGTATGGGACTTAGTTGATCTGCCTCCTGACAGCAAGCCTGTTGGgagcaaatggattttcaagaagaaaactgataTGAATGGAAATGTACATACATTTAAGGCAAGACTAGTGgcgaaaggtttcactcaaactcatggtattgactatgatgaaactttctctccAGTAGCCATGCTAAAATCAATTAGAATACTCATTGCCATAGCCGCatattatgactatgagatatggcaaatggatgtcaaaatcgCATTCCTTAATGGACACTTAAGTGAATATGTCTATATGGAACAACCAGAAGGTTTTGtaaatcctaagtatcctaataaagtGTGTAAGCTTAAaagatccatttatggattaaatcaAGTATCTAAAAGCTGGAATCTTCGTTTTGACGAGAAAATAAAAGAGTTTGATTCTATCCAAAaagaagatgagccatgtgtttacaaaagggctagtgggagcatagtagtatttttaatcttatatgtagatgatatactacttattggaaatgacatcccAACTTTACAAAAGATAAAGTCTTGGCTTGGGAAGTGTTTTCAAATGAAAGACCTTGGCGATGCTGCTTATATTCTAGGAATAAAAATTCATAGAGATAGATCAAAGCGGCTAATCGGCTTGAGCCAAAGTGGATATATTGAAAAGATTCTAAAAAGATTCAAGATGCAAGATTCCAAACGCGGATTTTTGCCAATATCACATGGTacaatattgagcaagtctcaaagtcctagcaCAAATGATGAGCTTAGACGAATGAATGGAACTCCATATGCTTCTGCAATTGGatctattatgtatgccatgt comes from Rutidosis leptorrhynchoides isolate AG116_Rl617_1_P2 chromosome 4, CSIRO_AGI_Rlap_v1, whole genome shotgun sequence and encodes:
- the LOC139840591 gene encoding uncharacterized protein; the protein is MSPNATTPVHHLSLRSVLEKEKLNDTNFLDWYHNLRIVLKVEKKSYILDGPVPEEPPANATKSIRDAWTKHTDDSTEVACLMLATMIPDLQKDLEHHDAFEMLKKLKEMFQQQARQQCFETVRALHACKMAEGTSVSSYVLKMKSYIDQLERLGSSIGPELAIDLILNSLPKSYDQFVLNYNMNNWEKSISELHLMLKTAEKNIPSKTSEALMIREGKIKKPKAKGKGKGKPKSRGNYKGKKFVPKDSVKKKEKPAKDATCFHCG